TCGTCCGGGCACCGAGATCTCGGGTCGATTCCGCTGTCCCGTCGCGGTAGAACGTCACGTTCCGGAGTCCGCCGTCACGGGCGTCCATCGACACGTTATAGCCCCTGGTCTTCCCGGCGACCACGGTCGACGGGCCGGTGACGTTCACTTCGGGTGCCCGCGCGGCCCGGACGTTGACGAACGCCACGTCGGATCGGCTCGCCCCGTCGTCGTCGGTGACAGTCAGGGTCACCTCGTATTCGCCGGGCCCGCCGGGCGTGAACTGTGTCTGTTCGCCCGAAGCGTTCGGTGCCACGGCACTCCCGTTTGGACCGGTAATTTCCCACTCGTACGTGGTGAGATTCCCGTCCGGGTCGCGTGACCCGCCGGCGTCGAGGTAGACGGTGGCCCCCTCGACGACGGTCTGGTCGAGGCCGGCGGCGGCTTCGGGCGGTGCGTTGCCCTGGGCCGCAGCGACGCCGCTGAGCGCCACGAGTACAGCTAACGCCATCGCGGCCACGAACCGTTCCATCCTGAGTCGTTGCGCTCCCTCTTCTATTTAAAATTTTCCAGTCATGGGAGGAAAGTACACTTCTGATCGCCTGGGGATGTTCCGGAAGTGGACGACTAGAGGACGAGGTTGTCCGCACTGGCTGCGACGCTGGGAACGGGGTCGCGTTCGGGGAAAGGAACGTTTTAATCGGCGGCGGCGGGAATCGGGAGTATGGACACCGCCGAGCGGCTCGATCTGGTGACGCGCCACACGGAGGAGGTCGTCACCGAGGACGAGCTGGAGACGCTGCTCGAGGGCGACGACCCGTCGGCGTACATCGGCTACGCGCCGACCGGCGAGATGCACATCGGCCACTTCACGACGATGCGGAAGCTCGCGGACTTCCTGCAGGCGGGCGTGGACGTGACCGTGCTGATCGCCGACCTGCACGCCCACCTCGACGACGAGAAGAGCCCCTTCGACCTGCTGGACGCGCGGTCGGAGTACTACCGCGTCGCCATCGAGGGGATGATCGACGCGGCCGGGGCCGACCCCGACGACGTCGAGTTCGTCCGCGGAACGGACTTCCAGCTAGACGAGGACTACACGCTGGAGATGTACCGCATGGCCGCAGAGACGACCATCGCCCGGACCCAGCGGGCCGCCAGCGAGGTCGTCCGCGAGTCGGAGTCGCCGAACCTCGGCGGGCTCATCTACCCGCTGATGCAGACGCTGGACGTCGACGCGCTGGACGCCGACATCGCCTACGGCGGCGTCGACCAGCGGGGCATCTACATGCTCTCCCGCGAGATCCTGCCCGACCACGGCGGCGAGGCGCCGGTCTGTCTGTTCGCACCGCTGCTGTCGGGACTGACGGGCGGCAAGATGAGCGCCTCCGACGAGTCCTCGAAGGTGAACCTCACGGACGACCGCGACGCCGTCGTCGAGAAGATTCAGGAGGCCTACTGCCCGATGGGCGAGGTCGAGGACAACGGCGTCCTCGAGTACCTCGACCACCTCGTGTTCCCGGTCCTCGAGCAGCGCGGCGAGACGTTCGTCGTCGAGCGACCCGAGGAGTACGGCGGCGACCTCACCTACGAGGACTACGAGTCCCTGGAGGCGGACTTCGTCAGCGAGGAGCTCCACCCCGCGGACCTCAAGCCGGCGGCGGGCGAGTGCATCTCAGAGGTCATCGACCCCGTCCGCGAGCGACTGGCCGACCGCGAGGACCTGCTGGCCGAGGCCTACCCCGAGAAGTACGGCGACGAGTAGCGGGATGGCCGACCAGCCGACGCGGGGGGACGTCCGGCGGACCTACGAGACCATCGCGGCGCACTTCTCGAAGACCCGCGAGTACGCCTGGCCCGAAGTCGAGGCGTTCGTCGACGACGTCGCTGAGGAGTTGGGGACGGAATCTGGGCCGACCGTCGGGCTCGACGTCGGCTGTGGAAACGGCCGCCACGCGGAGACGCTCGCGGCGGCCGTCGATCGCGTGCTCGCACTGGACGCCAGCCGCGGCCTCCTCGTCGAGGCCCGAGATCGTCTGTCGGACGCCGATCCGGCGACGCGGTTCGACCTGCTCGCCGGCGACGCGTCGCGGCTCCCTGTCGCTGACGGCGCGGTCGACGCTGCGGTCTACGTCGCTACGCTCCACCACCTCCCGACGCACAGCGAGCGCGTCGCGAGCCTGTCCGAGCTGGCGCGCGTCCTCGCATCCGGCGGCCGTGCGCTGGTGAGCGCCTGGAGCACGGCCCACGACCGATTCGACGCGTCGGCCGACGACGAACGGGGATTCGACACGACGATCGACTGGACGCTACCGGACGGCGACGTCGTCCCCCGGTACTATCACGTCTACGCTCCGGCGGAGTTCGAGCGGGACTTGCGGGAGGGCGGACTGGCCGTCGTCGACGCCCGGGTGTCCAGCGGGAACTGCTACGCCGTCGTTCGTCCCGAAGGGAAACGCCCTTAATCGACCGCCTGTAATCGACGGATGCCGCTGAACGCGGCGCGACACTGCGCGGCGATGGTCTAGTGGTAGGACCTGAGCCTTCCAAGCTCATGGCCCGGGTTCAAATCCCGGTCGCCGCATTTTATTGCGAGCAATCCGCGAGCAGTAACTGCCGTACGGATGGATTTGAAGTAGAGAAGACGCAGCGGCCGAGCGAAGCGAGGCCGACCGTCTTCGCGTGGTCCAAATCCCGATCGCCGCGTTCTACGCGGTTGTCGCGAACGAAGCGAACGACTGTCCGGAGCGGAAAAGGCGTCCCTGCCATCTCGACTCGATTGCTTCCCAGAAGGGCAGATTCCGTCGCGAGGTCCAGCGTCTCGACCGATTTTTCGCGTCTTAAATAGCCTCGAACGCGGGCTTAAAGACGGAGTACTACGACAGGGGCTATCAAAACCGGGGGCTAACGATGTATTTCAAGCGGTGCATTCTGGGAGTAGGCGGAAGCGTGTGCCAGGCGAGAAGGGGAAAGGGAGACGGAGTCGGGGTGAGCGGTAACGGCGGCTTGTGACGCCGCGTCGACGACACTCGCACGCACTGCCGTGGCGATAGTAGAAATTGAACGCACTGACACACCCGAAGGGCACCCGGGGTGCCCCTCGATGTGTAAATAGTTTCAATTTCTACTAGAAACCGGACGGGTGGACTACGGCATCGTCCGGGCGGTCGAACCCCGTCGGTCGCTCGCGGGACCGCTCATCGATCGACGGTCGTCCAGACATCGCTCGTGATGACCGCGTCGGGATTCTCGGGGACGGAGAGCCTGAGCCCCTCCTCGGTTTCGAGGGCGACCACGTCGGGGCTGTTGGTCCCGACCCGGTCGCGCACCGGGAACGTCAGCGGGTAGTCGCGGTCGGGGTAGTCGTCCATCGAGGGCGATCCGGGGGGTTCCTCGAGGAGCGCGGCCGAGGCGGGGTCGACGTCGTCGCTCGTCACGAAACTCGAGATGGCCGATCGGACGCGGTCGAACAGCGACGCGCCTGCGTCGCCGACGCGGGTACGGATGCTCGTCTCGTTCGGATCCGGGGGGTCGGACTCCGGGGAGTGACGGGGGCCGTCAGCCGGTGACACACTCATGACTACACGTGTGCGGTATACGGTCAAAGTCATTCAGGCGATAACGTGCAGTAGAGTCCTCTGAAAGGACGATAATCCCGACCTTAGATCCACCCCGGGGTCACAGCTCGATGCGCTCGACGATCCGTTCGTCGTTGTCCTCGAGGTTGAGGGCGACGATCCGAACCTGGTCCTCGATCCCGGAACCCCGGAGCTTCGCCTTGAGGAGGTTGTCGACCTGATAGACGCCGGCGGCGTTGGTCATCCGAATCTCGACGAGGACGGGGTGGTCGTCGCCGGGCTGGAGCGAGACGCGCTCGATGGCCTGACTGGAGACGGTGTTGATGCCGCGGCCGCCCTGGTGGTAGGGGATCCGCGAGCGGCCGGCCTCCATGTCCAGCGCGTCGGAGACCCGGACGACGCCGGCCTCGGTGGTCAGCGGCTCCTCGGAGGTGTGGTGACAGAGGATCGCGTGTAGGACCTCGCCCTTCATCCGGACGGCGTCGGCGACGTCGTAGAACTCCGGCAGGATCTCGTCGAGCAGGTCGGCGGCCAGCGGGATCGAGTAGTACGCGTGCTCGTCGCGGTGGACGACGTGGCCGATGTCGTGGAGGGTCGCCGCCAGCGCGACGATGACGGCCTCGTCGGCCTCGGCGAGGCCCTGGTCGCTCGCGCCGTTGAACGGGACGTCGCCTCGCTTGAGGAGGTCGTAGAGACACATCGCCCGGTTGCGGACGATCGAGATGTGCTTGGCCCCGTGATCGTTGTACCGCTTGCGGGTCACCGGGTTGACGTTCTGGGCCTCCAGGTAGGCCTGGACTTGCTCGTCGTTTTTGACGTACTCGAGGACCTCGTTGACTCGCTCGTCGGGGAACGAGTGCTCGTCGTCGGGATCGTAGACACGCCACCGCTCCGCAGCCTGCTCTCGCTCGGCGCTATCGCTCATGAAACACGGTTGACGGCCGACCGAGAAAAGCCCTCGCCTACTCGGCGTGGACGGCGCCGAGGACCTCGTCGTAGTCGGGTTCGACGCCGGGGTCGTCGCTGACCCAGGAGTAAGTGATCTCGCCGTCGCCGTTGACGACGAACACCGACCGCTTGGCGACGTTGTCGACGCCGAGTTCGTCGAAGTCCATGGTCAGGTCCCACTCCTCGACGACGTCTCGGTTGGTGTCGCTGATCAGGCCGAAGGAGAGGTCGAGCTCGTCGCGGAACGCGTTCTGGCTGAAGGGCGTGTCGACGCTGACGCCGTAGACGGACGCGCCCGCGTCCTCGAACTCTCCGAGGCGGTCGTCGAAGGTGTTCATCTCGTGGCTGCAGACGCTGGTGAACGCGCCGGGGAAGAAGGCCAGCACCAGCGGTGCCTCGTCGAGGCGCTCCGAGAGAGTGAACGAATCGACGTCGCCGTTGGCGAGCGGTGCCGAAAAGTCCGGAGCTTCGTCGCCGGTCGTTGGCATCACGCCCGTGATTCTGGCGGCACGGGCAAGTGCGTTCCGTCTTCGACCGACTCCAGTCCTCAGGGGCGGTAACGTCCTATTTCAACTGAGCAAAAAGCCTATAATAGCCACCACGTTAAGTCCTGCTACGATGGTAGTATCCGTACTTCAGATCGGACTGCCGGGGACCCAGGAGATGATGATCATCCTCCTGATCGCGGTCCTCCTGTTCGGTGCAAACAAGATCCCCAAGCTCGCCCGGTCGACGGGTCAGGCAATGGGTGAATTCCAGAAGGGTCGCGAGGAAGTCGAGCAGGAGCTCGAGGAGATCAAGGACGGCGGCACCGGTTCCGGTAGTACCGCCTCCACCGACGACGTCGGTACGGACGTCGACGCCACGGAGTCGACCACCGAAACGACCGAGCGGTAATCCTTCCCCGGTTTTCCCACTCTTTCCCGACCGACAGTGGAACGCAAAGCGTTTTTCGCAGGCGCACGCTATCGGCCGGTAGGGCGTGTGGCCTAGCGGACAGGGCGAGGGGTTCCTAACCCCTCGATCGCGGGTTCGAATCCCGCCACGCCCGTGCAAGGAACCGACGAGCGTAGCGAGTCGGTGACTGAACCGGAACGGGATTCGAACCCTGCCAGTCGCAGCGGCCGAGCGGAGCGAGGCCGACCGTCTGGCTCCGGTTCGAATCCCGCCACGCCCGTTTTCCGGCGAACGAAGTGAGCCGTGAAAACGGCACGGTGGGATTCCGAAGCAGGGAGGTCGCGCGCAGCGTAGCAAGCACGTCCGACCGTGGTTCGAATCCCGCCACGCCCGCTTCGCGGTTCCTCACGTCCGTTCGGAACACGCTCGCGGGCGTGGCGACCCTCGCGAAGCCTGCGGCTTCGCTCAGTCCCGCCACGCCCGTTCTGCGACGCGCGGACGCGAGGACCGGACGAGACGGGGCATTCGAGTTCCTGATCGTGGAAACTTGACCTTTCGAGCACAGGCTGTGCGTTCACGTGGCTTCGGCGTGCCCGGTGAGTCCTGAACTCCAGCAACGCGGATTGGTGGAAGTGCGGCCTGTCGGTTCGTTTCGAGGAGATTGTGATCTCTCAGACAGTCTCGTTGTCCTCGCCAGTTTCGTTGCCCACTCCCACGTCCGTTTCGTTGTCCATTTCGGTCTCGTTGCCCGCTCCACCGTCCGGAGTCGCAGTCGTGTCGCCCTCGACGCCGAGCCCTTCGGTCGGCGTGCCCTCGCCGGTACGGGTGTCGTTTGCCTCGGGTTCCCCCGGTTCCTCGGCACCGCCGTCTTCGCCGTCTTCGCCCCCGCCGCCGTCGCCGCAACCGGCGAGCGCTCCGACGACTGCGACCGATCCGGCGCGCTTGATAAGGGAGCGTCTGTCGAGAGAATCTGTCATGGTACGGTACAGTTTAGGGTCAGAAGTCGAAAAAGGCGCGCGAAGCCGGGAATTGCCGCCGGGACGCGGTCAACCACCGTCGACGTGGATGGTTACTGGCTCCCTGATAGGCGGTAATAGCGACTTCTGTACGTCGAACCAGTAGTCGACGGGGACGAGAGGCGTCAGCCAAGTGGGAACCAGCGGCCGCGCCGGCTCGGGCCGCGGTCGCACCGACGCGCTACCGGCGGCCGCAGCGCGTCACGTCAGGGCCGCAGGAAGCCCAGCAGGCGGTAGTCCTCCTCGGGCTCGTAGCTCCGGAAGGCGAGGCTGTTGGTCAGCACGGAGACGCTGGAGGCGGCCATCGCGGCGGCGGCCAGGACGGGTTCGAGCAGGCCCAGGCTGGCCAGCGGGATCATGACGGTGTTGTAGCCGAGCGCCCAGAAGAGGTTCTGCTTGATCTTCCGGAGCGTGGCGTCGGAGACGCGGATGGCCTTCAGCACGTCGGCGGGGTCGTCGCGCATCAGCGTCACGTCGGCGGCCTCGATGGCTACGTCGGTACCGCTCCCGATGGCGCAGCCGACGTACGCGGTAGCCAGTGCGGGGGCGTCGTTGACGCCGTCGCCGACCATCATCGCGCGGCCCTCCTCCTGGCTGGCCTCGACGGCGTCGGCCTTGTCCTCGGGGAGGACCCCCGCCTTCACCTGGTCGGGGTCGATGCCGACGCGCTCGGCGACGGCGCGGGCGGTCCGCTCGTTGTCACCGGTGATCATCCACACGTCGAGGCCCCGCCCACGCAGGTCCGCGACCGCCCGCTCGGCGGAGTCCTTGACCGTGTCGGCGTCGGCCAGCACGCCGACGAGGCGGCCGTCGACGGCGACGAGCACGGCGGTCTTGCCCTCGCGCTCGAGTTCGTCCATCGTCGCCTCGGCGGGGCCGACGTCGATACCGCGCTCCGCCAGCAGGCCGCGGTTGCCGACGACCACCTCGCCGTGGCTCGTCTCGGCGACGACGCCCTTGCCGGGGACGTTCTCGAACGCCGCGGGCTCCTCGACGTCGACGCCGCGCTCGCGGGCGCCCTCGACGATGGCCTGTGCCAGCGGGTGCTCGCTGGCGCTCTCGGCGCTCGCAGCGGCTCCGAGGACGAACTCCTCGGTGATCTCGCGGGGTTCGAGCGCGCCGCCGTCAGCGACGGCTCCTCCGTCCGCGGCCGCGTCGATGGGGACGACGTCGGTCAGCTCCATCTCGCCCTGAGTCAGCGTTCCGGTCTTGTCGAAGACGACGGCGTCGACGT
This genomic interval from Halomicrobium urmianum contains the following:
- a CDS encoding PKD domain-containing protein, yielding MERFVAAMALAVLVALSGVAAAQGNAPPEAAAGLDQTVVEGATVYLDAGGSRDPDGNLTTYEWEITGPNGSAVAPNASGEQTQFTPGGPGEYEVTLTVTDDDGASRSDVAFVNVRAARAPEVNVTGPSTVVAGKTRGYNVSMDARDGGLRNVTFYRDGTAESTRDLGARTTTVEHDEQLNETGTTELRAVAWDTYGNVGEDTLSVSLRTGPVQNHCRRSQRDVRRRRGAIRRQRDAG
- a CDS encoding tyrosine--tRNA ligase, with translation MDTAERLDLVTRHTEEVVTEDELETLLEGDDPSAYIGYAPTGEMHIGHFTTMRKLADFLQAGVDVTVLIADLHAHLDDEKSPFDLLDARSEYYRVAIEGMIDAAGADPDDVEFVRGTDFQLDEDYTLEMYRMAAETTIARTQRAASEVVRESESPNLGGLIYPLMQTLDVDALDADIAYGGVDQRGIYMLSREILPDHGGEAPVCLFAPLLSGLTGGKMSASDESSKVNLTDDRDAVVEKIQEAYCPMGEVEDNGVLEYLDHLVFPVLEQRGETFVVERPEEYGGDLTYEDYESLEADFVSEELHPADLKPAAGECISEVIDPVRERLADREDLLAEAYPEKYGDE
- a CDS encoding class I SAM-dependent methyltransferase, whose amino-acid sequence is MADQPTRGDVRRTYETIAAHFSKTREYAWPEVEAFVDDVAEELGTESGPTVGLDVGCGNGRHAETLAAAVDRVLALDASRGLLVEARDRLSDADPATRFDLLAGDASRLPVADGAVDAAVYVATLHHLPTHSERVASLSELARVLASGGRALVSAWSTAHDRFDASADDERGFDTTIDWTLPDGDVVPRYYHVYAPAEFERDLREGGLAVVDARVSSGNCYAVVRPEGKRP
- a CDS encoding HD domain-containing protein, with product MSDSAEREQAAERWRVYDPDDEHSFPDERVNEVLEYVKNDEQVQAYLEAQNVNPVTRKRYNDHGAKHISIVRNRAMCLYDLLKRGDVPFNGASDQGLAEADEAVIVALAATLHDIGHVVHRDEHAYYSIPLAADLLDEILPEFYDVADAVRMKGEVLHAILCHHTSEEPLTTEAGVVRVSDALDMEAGRSRIPYHQGGRGINTVSSQAIERVSLQPGDDHPVLVEIRMTNAAGVYQVDNLLKAKLRGSGIEDQVRIVALNLEDNDERIVERIEL
- a CDS encoding redoxin domain-containing protein, whose protein sequence is MPTTGDEAPDFSAPLANGDVDSFTLSERLDEAPLVLAFFPGAFTSVCSHEMNTFDDRLGEFEDAGASVYGVSVDTPFSQNAFRDELDLSFGLISDTNRDVVEEWDLTMDFDELGVDNVAKRSVFVVNGDGEITYSWVSDDPGVEPDYDEVLGAVHAE
- a CDS encoding Sec-independent protein translocase subunit TatA/TatB, with translation MPGTQEMMIILLIAVLLFGANKIPKLARSTGQAMGEFQKGREEVEQELEEIKDGGTGSGSTASTDDVGTDVDATESTTETTER